A window from Parambassis ranga chromosome 13, fParRan2.1, whole genome shotgun sequence encodes these proteins:
- the LOC114445224 gene encoding von Willebrand factor A domain-containing protein 5A-like isoform X4, with product MMNRCGLLTVNKEPVPLKSIEVELEVRDHVATVVSTLNYENKEDKPVEAVFVFPLPGDAAVCHFSAKLGQTQIVAEVKEKQEAREEYNDALSSGQQAFLLEESQQSPDIFSLSVGSLPPGESASIRLEYVTELAVQADDGLRFSLPAVLNPRYQPQGSEGSSVQVTSVPASLVPYSLSLSARVSSARPVSKVESSCSLDPLQYLNTDQTQATIKLSAGHKFDRDVELLIYYKDAHQPTAVVEAGQASAKQGSLMGDPVVMVSLYPEFPQSVMSTVASCGEFVFLLDRSGSMECSLNNSKREESRISGARDTLLLLLKSLPIGCYFNIYSFGSSFEHIFLKSVEYSQQTMEEALKKVEEMDANLGGTEILMPLRHIYSQPCIPNQPRQLFVFTDGEVGNTKEVVDLVKKNSGSHRCFSWDWRRCQLCSDQWFGQGGRRSRSVHHRD from the exons ATGATGAACCGCTGCGGTCTGCTTACTGTCAATAAGGAGCCAG ttcctCTGAAGAGCAttgaggtggagctggaggtgagGGACCATGTGGCTACAGTGGTCTCCACTCTGAACTATGAGAACAAGGAGGACAAACCAGTGGAGGCTGTGTTTGTCTTCCCTCTGCCTGgagatgctgctgtctgtcatttCAGTGCAAAGCTTGGACAGACGCAGATTGTAGCTGAGGtgaaggagaaacaggag GCTCGTGAGGAGTATAATGATGCACTGAGCTCCGGTCAGCAGGCCTTCCTGTTGGAGGAGAGCCAGCAGAGTCCAGATATATTCTCTCTGAGTGTGGGCAGTCTGCCTCCAGGAGAGAGCGCCTCCATCAGGCTGGAGTACGTCACTGAGCTGGCTGTGCAGGCTGATGACGGGCTGAGGTTTAGTCTGCCTGCTGTGCTCAACCCTCGCTACCAACCTCAGG GTAGTGAAGGGTCCAGTGTCCAGGTCACCTCTGTTCCAGCCTCTCTGGTGCCCTACAGCCTGTCTTTGTCTGCCCGAGTGTCCTCTGCTCGTCCAGTCTCTAAGGTGGAGTCCAGCTGCTCCTTGGACCCTCTCCAGTACCTCAACACTGATCAAACCCAGGCCACG ATCAAGTTGTCTGCAGGACACAAGTTTGACAGAGATGTTGAACTGCTGATTTATTACAAAGACGCCCACCAGCCCACTGCTGTGGTGGAGGCAGGACAGGCCTCTGCCAAGCAGG GCTCTCTGATGGGTGATCCAGTGGTGATGGTGAGCCTGTACCCTGAGTTCCCTCAGTCTGTGATGTCTACAGTCGCCTCATGTGGAGAGTTTGTGTTCTTATTGGATCGATCTGGAAGCATGGAGTGTTCACTGAATAACAGCAAGCGGGAAGAATCTCGCATCAGCGGTGCCAGG gacactctgctgctgctgttgaagaGCTTACCAATAGGCTGCTATTTCAACATCTACAGCTTTGGCTCCAGCTTTGAACACATCTTCCT taagAGTGTGGAGTACAGCCAGCAGACCATGGAGGAGGCTCTGAAGAAAGTTGAGGAGATGGATGCTAATCTGGGAGGAACAGAGATCCTGATGCCCCTCAGACATATTTACAGCCAGCCCTGCATCCCCAATCAGCCCAGACAA CTGTTTGTCTTTACTGATGGAGAGGTAGGAAACACCAAAGAAGTTGTAGATCTGGTGAAGAAGAACTCAGGGTCCCACag GTGTTTCTCTTGGGATTGGAGAAGGTGCCAGCTCTGCTCTGATCAATGGTTTGGCcaaggagggaggaggtcaCGCTCAGTTCATCACAGGGACTGA